In one window of Enoplosus armatus isolate fEnoArm2 chromosome 7, fEnoArm2.hap1, whole genome shotgun sequence DNA:
- the zbtb11 gene encoding zinc finger and BTB domain-containing protein 11 gives MSCEESYLAIIRYLTDEREPYAPGTPGNTKRKIRKAATCYVVRSGTLFYQRRLKGQNDFTELEVVLQDGRRKELINEAHITEGGEHLNQQLTWESISQKYWWRGILKHVKDHIRECAQCQSRRSADDSGPRLFSRPGRRRAAANANDEEDEEEEEEEGDDSLFLTDPSCQLRSKLAKTMAKHELVFVDSKGEVNQFLPKHSQTMLDKLNQQRLSNQFCDITLLIEGEEYRAHKAVLAACSEYFNELFFEKGAATTHEAVVDLSGFTKASFLPLLEFAYTSLLTFNFCIMADIANLARHLLMTEVLQICESVHKQVEEQKLTVYQRGDVHTVVSSQPAAQEGLKDESGAYMVTIQSDGRAVVTHKADIQQPMTVVTEAVEGDKVHHGEAEQNETVTLITHSGQAEPGETVTLISRSAEGTEGETMTVVTHSGQAGASKSLAVVSACLAMEQPQVAEAGAFVINVDPDKASPPEVVKLAASEATTSPQEKVESAPTPQKRKRGRPAKVKKEVEVEEYVPLEEDDPSADESHGDKQEMTSDDPNKRRLRQRSIAEGGYARLHMGLEDEEEGRKGSTSPRAATPKVGPRPGKRGRPPKQPVETQDEAQSVSESGADPVAGAVESVATAELSTDEAATKAAEPDTGTKEDQSPAESAVDGEHTCSECGMSFQRRYALIMHTLKHEKARGYKCSLCSKEFQYAASLRAHLARHKQQSSQRAPVTKPSVEHSSEGKVDSDLDEKALSPHTKREFVCDICGKTLPKLYSLRIHMLNHTGVRPHSCKVCGKTFAHKHSLKMHRALHDVTKQFQCEYCKKSFVSKRSMEEHTSLHTGESKYLCNTCGATFHRASALSKHLKKHQPKPDVRPFGCAHCDKRFYETKDLQQHMNKHMGLKPFQCQVCGKCYSWKKDWYSHVKSHSVAEPFKCNVCGKEFFEKALFRRHVKKATHGKKGRVKQNLERECEQCGRKFTQLREYRRHVNNHQGVKPFECLTCGVAWADARSLKRHVRTHTGERPYVCPMCQEAHIDARTLRKHMAKYHGDNLPGKIMLEKDTLQFHNQGTQVEHAVSILASELPPELRPAQQPPSEEIETVLITEETVEAVEAVQAVQAVEAVEAAGDGSVATLSDQGIMQVVNYVLAQQALTGGKLEEAPEVIQTMEVEVAHVAEVE, from the exons ATGTCGTGTGAAGAAAGCTACTTGGCCATCATACGCTATCTGACTGATGAACGGGAGCCATATGCGCCGGGAACGCCCGGCAATACCAAGAGAAAAATACGCAAAGCGGCGACCTGCTACGTCGTGCGGAGCGGGACTTTGTTTTATCAGCGTCGACTGAAGGGCCAGAATGATTTCACGGAGCTGGAGGTGGTGCTGCAGGACGGCCGGAGGAAGGAACTTATCAACGAGGCGCACATTACTGAAGGAGGGGAGCATCTCAACCAGCAGCTCACCTGGGAGTCCATCTCTCAGAAGTACTGGTGGAGAG GTATCCTGAAGCACGTCAAAGACCACATCAGGGAGTGCGCTCAGTGCCAGAGCAGGCGGAGTGCTGATGACTCTGGACCTCGGCTGTTTTCCCGGCCGGGGAGACGCAGGGCGGCCGCCAATGCGAATgacgaggaggatgaggaagaggaggaagaagagggagacgATAGTTTATTCCTCACTGACCCATCTTGTCAGCTGAGGTCCAAGTTGGCCAAGACGATGGCAAAGCATGAGCTGGTCTTT GTGGACAGCAAGGGTGAGGTGAATCAGTTCCTGCCCAAACACAGCCAAACCATGTTGGACAAACTCAACCAGCAGCGCCTCAGCAATCAGTTCTGCGACATCACCCTGCTGATCGAAGGAGAGGAGTACCGCGCACACAAAGCTGTGCTGGCGGCATGCAGCGAATACTTCAACGAGCTCTTTTTTGAGAAGGGGGCTGCCACCACACACGAGGCCGTGGTCGACCTCTCTG GTTTCACCAAAGCCAGCTTCCTCCCGCTGCTAGAGTTTGCGTACACGTCCTTGCTTACGTTTAATTTCTGCATAATGGCAGATATTGCTAACCTGGCCCGGCATTTGCTGATGACGGAGGTGCTGCAGATATGCGAGTCTGTGCACAAGCAGGTGGAGGAACAGAAGCTGACGGTGTATCAGAGAGGGGACGTGCACACTGTGGTGTCGAGCCAACCGGCTGCTCAGGAGGGCTTAAAGGATGAATCTGGTGCTTACATGGTCACCATACAGAGTGACGGCAGGGCGGTGGTCACCCACA AGGCCGACATCCAGCAACCGATGACAGTAGTCACTGAAGCCGTAGAGGGAGACAAAGTGCATCATGGAGAGGCAGAACAAAACGAAACGGTGACTCTGATCACTCACAGTGGACAGGCTGAGCCAGGAGAGACCGTCACTCTTATCTCACGCAGTGCAGAGGGAACGGAGGGGGAGACGATGACCGTGGTCACTCACAGTGGACAGGCCGGAGCCAGCAAGTCCCTCGCTGTGGTGTCGGCCTGCCTTGCGATGGAGCAGCCTCAGGTCGCTGAAGCAGGGGCCTTTGTGATAAATGTGGATCCGGACAAAGCGAGCCCCCCAGAGGTCGTCAAACTGGCCGCCTCTGAAGCCACAACGTCGCCTCAGGAGAAGGTAGAATCAGCACCCACACCTCAGAAACGTAAACGAGGGCGTCCAGCTAAGgtgaagaaggaggtggaggtagAGGAGTACGTGCCACTGGAGGAGGACGACCCCTCTGCTGATGAAAGCCACGGAGACAAGCAGGAGATGACGTCTGATGACCCCAACAAAAGACGACTCAGGCAGCGCTCTATTGCTGAGGGCGGTTATGCACGTTTACACATGGggctggaggatgaagaggaggggaggaaaggttCAACCTCGCCGCGAGCCGCCACCCCTAAG GTGGGTCCGAGGCCAGGGAAGAGGGGAAGACCCCCAAAGCAGCCAGTGGAGACTCAGGATGAAGCACAGTCTGTGTCTGAATCGGGGGCAGATCCAGTGGCCGGCGCAGTGGAGAGCGTGGCGACAGCAGAGCTGAGCACCGATGAGGCTGCAACAAAGGCAGCAGAGCCAGATACCGGAACCAAGGAGGACCAATCCCCAGCAGAGAGCGCTGTCGACGGAGAGCACACATGCTCCGAGTGCGGCATGTCCTTCCAAAGACGCTACGCTCTCATTATGCACACATTAAAGCACGAGAAAGCTCGTGGATACAAGTGCAGC CTGTGTAGTAAAGAGTTCCAGTACGCCGCCTCACTCCGCGCCCACCTGGCCCGAcacaagcagcagagcagccagcGAGCACCCGTCACCAAGCCTTCAGTAGAGCATAGCTCCGAGGGCAAAGTGGACAGCGATCTGGACGAGAAGGCTCTGTCGCCGCACACCAAAAGAGAATTCGTGTGCGACATCTGCGGGAAGACCTTACCGAAGCTCTACTCTCTGCGGATCCACATGCTGAATCACACGGGCGTGCGGCCTCACTCCTGCAAGGTCTGCGGCAAGACGTTCGCCCACAAACACAGCCTGAAGATGCACAGGGCGCTGCACGACGTCACCAAACAGTTCCAGTGCGAATACTGCAAGAAGTCTTTTGTGAGCAAGCGGAGCATGGAGGAGCACACCAGCCTTCATACAG GTGAGTCAAAGTACTTATGCAACACGTGTGGAGCGACTTTCCATCGAGCCTCAGCTTTGAGCAAACACCTGAAGAAGCACCAGCCCAAACCCGACGTCCGTCCGTTCGGCTGTGCTCA CTGTGATAAGAGGTTCTATGAAACAAAAGATCTGCAGCAGCACATGAACAAGCACATGGGCCTGAAGCCTTTCCAGTGCCAGGTGTGTGGGAAGTGCTACAGCTGGAAGAAGGACTGGTACTCCCACGTCAAGTCCCACAGTGTGGCAGAGCCGTTCAA GTGTAACGTGTGTGGGAAGGAGTTCTTTGAGAAGGCCCTGTTCAGGAGGCACGTGAAGAAAGCCACGCACGGGAAGAAGGGCCGAGTAAAACAGAACCTGGAGAGGGAGTGCGAGCAGTGCGGCCGAAAGTTCACTCAGCTCCGAGAGTACAGACGCCACGTCAACAACCACCAGG GAGTGAAGCCTTTTGAATGTCTGACCTGTGGCGTTGCCTGGGCCGACGCCCGTTCTCTCAAGCGTCACGTCCGCACGCACACAGGAGAGCGACCGTACGTGTGCCCCATGTGCCAGGAGGCCCACATCGACGCTCGCACTCTACGCAAACACATGGCCAAGTACCACGGGGACAACCTGCCCGGGAAGATCATGCTGGAGAAGGACACCCTCCAGTTCCACAACCAGGGCACACAGGTGGAGCACGCTGTCAGCATCCTGGCGTCCGAGCTGCCGCCTGAGCTCCGGCCTGCCCAGCAGCCGCCCTCAGAGGAGATCGAGACGGTGCTGATCACAGAGGAGACGGTGGAGGCCGTGGAGGCCGTGCAGGCGGTGCAGGCCGTCGAGGCAGTCGAGGCGGCGGGCGACGGCTCGGTGGCGACGCTCTCAGATCAGGGCATCATGCAGGTCGTGAACTACGTCCTGGCCCAGCAGGCCCTCACAGGGGGCAAGCTGGAGGAAGCACCCGAGGTGATTCAGACCATGGAGGTGGAGGTCGCTCACGTGGCCGAGGTCGAGTGA